One region of Rhodocaloribacter litoris genomic DNA includes:
- a CDS encoding SDR family oxidoreductase: MPGTNPFDLTGRVAVVTGGYGVLGSRMAEALAGAGAKVAVLGRRPEAAAACAEALCRTGAEAIPLIADVLDEAALRRACDALLDAWGRVDILINAAGGNVARARTDDVPVFTLPFDAFDEVVRLNLHGTVYPTLIFGEAMARQGTGSIVNISSMASFQALSGVMGYSAAKAAIDNFTRWMAVDLARRHGEGLRVNAIAPGFFITRQNRDVLLNPDGSYTERTQKVIAKTPMGRLGRPEELQGPVLWLCSDAASFVTGAVIPVDGGFSAFSGL, translated from the coding sequence ATGCCCGGAACGAATCCGTTTGATCTGACCGGCCGCGTCGCCGTGGTGACGGGCGGGTACGGGGTGCTGGGCAGCCGGATGGCCGAAGCCCTGGCCGGCGCCGGGGCGAAGGTGGCCGTCCTCGGTCGCCGCCCCGAGGCGGCCGCAGCGTGCGCGGAGGCCCTGTGCCGCACCGGCGCCGAGGCGATCCCGCTGATCGCCGACGTGCTCGACGAGGCCGCGCTCCGCCGCGCCTGCGACGCGTTACTCGACGCCTGGGGCCGTGTCGACATCCTGATCAACGCGGCCGGCGGCAACGTGGCCCGGGCCCGCACCGACGACGTGCCCGTCTTCACCCTGCCCTTCGACGCCTTCGACGAGGTCGTCCGGCTCAACCTGCACGGTACCGTCTATCCGACGCTCATCTTCGGCGAGGCCATGGCGCGGCAGGGGACGGGCAGCATCGTCAACATCTCGTCCATGGCCTCGTTTCAGGCCCTCAGCGGGGTGATGGGCTACTCCGCCGCCAAGGCCGCCATCGATAACTTCACCCGGTGGATGGCCGTGGATCTGGCCCGGCGCCACGGCGAGGGCCTGCGCGTGAATGCCATCGCGCCGGGCTTCTTCATTACCCGGCAGAACCGCGACGTGCTGCTCAACCCGGACGGCTCGTACACGGAGCGGACGCAGAAGGTCATCGCGAAGACCCCGATGGGACGCCTCGGCCGGCCGGAGGAGTTGCAGGGGCCGGTGCTCTGGCTCTGCAGCGACGCCGCCTCGTTCGTCACCGGCGCCGTCATCCCGGTCGACGGCGGCTTCAGCGCCTTCAGCGGTCTCTGA
- the xylB gene encoding xylulokinase, with protein sequence MSHFLGIDVSTTATKALLIDEAGRVAAVASAPHDLSTPRPLWSEQDPAAWWEATGLATAQALAAAGLTGDAVQAVGLTGQMHGLVLLDAAGRVLRPAILWNDGRASAECDDIRARLGLDRLVALTGNDAFPGFTAPKLLWVRRHEPDVYRRVAQVLLPKDYVRFRLTGGYATDRAGAGGTLLLDLQRRDWSDEVLAALEIPRAWLPPTHEGPEVTGTVTPEAAAVTGLRAGTPVVAGGGDQAAQAVGVGAVAPGILALTLGTSGVVFAPATRPLTDPRGRAHAFPHAVPGRWHLMGVMLSAAGSLRWYHDTFAPELDYDVLLAEAAGVPPGCEGAAFLPYLSGERTPHANPFARGVFFGFTLRHGRGHATRAVLEGVAFGLRDNLRLLGEAGVPPPAEVRLSGGGARSPLWRQILADVLGLPLTAPQTTEGAAYGAALLAAAGTGAWPDVDAACAATLTCTPVAEPHPEAVERYEAAYDTFRRLYPALEPLFTAGREQPAEPARDTAAPG encoded by the coding sequence ATGAGCCATTTCCTGGGCATCGACGTCTCGACGACGGCCACCAAGGCCCTGCTCATCGACGAGGCGGGGCGGGTGGCGGCCGTGGCCTCCGCACCGCACGATCTGTCCACGCCGCGCCCGCTCTGGAGCGAGCAGGACCCCGCCGCGTGGTGGGAGGCCACCGGCCTTGCCACGGCACAGGCCCTCGCCGCCGCCGGCCTCACCGGCGACGCCGTGCAAGCCGTGGGCCTGACGGGGCAGATGCACGGGCTGGTGCTGCTCGACGCGGCAGGACGGGTCCTGCGCCCGGCCATCCTGTGGAACGACGGGCGGGCGAGTGCGGAGTGTGACGACATCCGCGCCCGCCTCGGCCTCGACCGCCTGGTGGCCCTCACCGGCAACGACGCCTTCCCCGGCTTCACCGCGCCCAAGCTGCTGTGGGTGCGCCGGCATGAGCCCGACGTCTACCGGCGGGTCGCACAGGTCCTCCTGCCGAAGGATTACGTCCGCTTCCGCCTCACGGGCGGCTATGCCACCGACCGCGCCGGGGCCGGCGGCACGCTGCTGCTGGACCTGCAGCGGCGCGACTGGAGCGACGAGGTGCTGGCGGCGCTCGAGATCCCGCGGGCCTGGCTGCCCCCCACGCACGAAGGGCCGGAGGTGACCGGCACCGTCACGCCGGAGGCCGCCGCCGTCACCGGCCTCCGCGCGGGCACGCCGGTGGTGGCCGGCGGCGGCGATCAGGCCGCGCAGGCCGTCGGCGTCGGGGCGGTGGCGCCGGGCATCCTGGCGCTCACGCTGGGCACCTCCGGCGTGGTCTTCGCCCCGGCCACACGGCCGCTCACCGACCCGCGCGGCCGCGCCCACGCCTTCCCCCACGCCGTGCCCGGCCGCTGGCACCTGATGGGCGTGATGCTCTCGGCCGCGGGCAGCCTCCGCTGGTACCACGACACCTTCGCCCCGGAGCTCGACTACGACGTCCTCCTGGCCGAGGCTGCCGGCGTGCCGCCCGGCTGTGAGGGCGCCGCCTTTCTCCCCTACCTCTCCGGCGAGCGCACGCCTCACGCCAATCCCTTCGCGCGCGGCGTCTTCTTCGGCTTCACGCTGCGCCACGGGCGGGGCCACGCCACCCGCGCCGTGCTCGAAGGGGTGGCCTTCGGCCTGCGCGACAACCTCCGGCTGCTCGGCGAGGCCGGCGTCCCGCCGCCGGCGGAGGTGCGCCTCTCGGGCGGCGGCGCCCGCAGCCCCCTCTGGCGCCAGATCCTGGCCGACGTGCTGGGCCTGCCCCTGACGGCCCCGCAAACCACCGAGGGCGCTGCCTACGGCGCGGCCCTGCTGGCCGCCGCCGGGACCGGCGCCTGGCCCGACGTAGACGCAGCCTGCGCGGCGACCCTCACCTGCACGCCCGTCGCCGAGCCGCATCCCGAAGCCGTCGAGCGGTACGAGGCGGCCTACGACACCTTCCGCCGTCTCTATCCGGCCCTCGAACCCCTCTTCACGGCCGGCCGCGAGCAACCCGCCGAGCCGGCCCGGGACACCGCCGCCCCGGGATGA
- a CDS encoding alpha-glucuronidase family glycosyl hydrolase, with translation MNELRHDRDRRCAGPGGAAPLLTLLGLLLVLLPVPAAGDRAPVPDEPGEDGYELWLRYRLVEDATLRAHYRTRLAEVVVAGETPTAAAVRRELRCGLRGLLGETVPEAGAVSRDGALVVGTPAASPLIAGLGLDLDALGPEGYRLLDTTVDGRRLLVVAAATEVGTLYGTFHLLRLLQLHRHLDGLDVAAAPRVRHRVLNHWDNLDRTVERGYAGFSLWDWHKLPDYLDPRYTDYARANASLGINGTVLTNVNANALVLTPMYLEKAAALAGVFRPYGLRVYLTARFSAPIEIGGLATADPLDPAVRAWWRDKVAEIYRYIPDFGGFLVKANSEGQPGPQDYGRSHADGANMLAEALAPYDGIVMWRAFVYAADKPEDRVKQAYNEFVPLDGQFRDNVLVQVKNGPLDFQPREPFHPLFGAMPRTPLMMEFQITKEYLGFATHLVYLAPMWTEVLTADTYARGPGSTVARVVDGTLHGYTRTGIAGVANTGTDRNWTGSHFDQANWYAFGRLAWDHTLSPDTLAGEWIRLTFTHDPAFVRPVKQMMLGSREAAVNYMTPLGLAHLMGPGHHYGPAPWYDDAPRADWTAVYYHRADTLGIGFDRTATGSNAVSQYFPPLDSIYGHLDTVPEKFLLWFHHVPWDHRMASGRTLWDELVHRYTAGVEAVRAMRATWRQLEGLIDARRYEQVAAFLRIQEKEARWWRDACVSYFQTFSRRPIPAGLEPPAHPLDHYRALRFPHAPGI, from the coding sequence ATGAACGAGCTTCGACACGATCGAGACCGGCGGTGCGCCGGCCCGGGGGGCGCAGCGCCTCTCCTGACGCTTCTGGGGCTCCTGCTGGTCCTGCTGCCGGTGCCGGCGGCAGGGGACAGGGCCCCGGTGCCGGACGAGCCGGGCGAGGACGGCTATGAGCTGTGGCTCCGCTACCGCCTCGTGGAGGATGCCACCCTGCGGGCGCATTATCGCACGCGTCTGGCCGAGGTGGTGGTCGCCGGCGAGACGCCCACGGCGGCGGCCGTGCGACGCGAGCTGCGGTGCGGGCTGCGCGGGCTGCTGGGCGAGACCGTTCCCGAGGCCGGCGCGGTCTCCCGCGACGGGGCGCTCGTGGTGGGCACGCCGGCCGCATCCCCCCTCATCGCCGGGCTGGGGCTGGACCTGGACGCCCTCGGCCCCGAAGGCTACCGCCTGCTCGACACGACCGTCGACGGGCGGCGCCTGCTCGTGGTGGCGGCCGCCACCGAAGTGGGGACCCTCTACGGCACGTTCCACCTGCTGCGCCTGCTCCAGCTCCACCGGCACCTCGACGGCCTCGACGTCGCCGCGGCGCCCCGGGTACGCCACCGCGTGCTCAACCACTGGGACAACCTGGACCGCACCGTCGAGCGCGGCTATGCGGGCTTCTCCCTCTGGGACTGGCACAAGCTGCCGGACTATCTCGACCCCCGCTACACCGACTATGCCCGCGCCAACGCTTCCCTCGGCATCAACGGAACCGTCCTGACGAACGTCAATGCCAACGCCCTGGTACTCACCCCCATGTACCTGGAGAAGGCCGCCGCGCTGGCCGGCGTCTTCCGTCCCTATGGCCTCCGCGTCTACCTGACGGCCCGCTTCAGCGCGCCCATCGAGATCGGCGGGCTCGCCACCGCCGACCCCCTCGACCCGGCCGTACGAGCCTGGTGGCGCGACAAGGTGGCCGAGATCTACCGCTATATCCCCGACTTCGGCGGGTTCCTCGTCAAGGCCAACTCGGAGGGGCAGCCCGGCCCCCAGGACTACGGCCGCAGCCACGCCGACGGCGCCAACATGCTGGCCGAGGCCCTGGCCCCCTACGACGGCATCGTCATGTGGCGGGCCTTCGTCTACGCCGCCGACAAGCCCGAGGACCGCGTCAAGCAGGCCTACAACGAATTCGTCCCGCTCGACGGGCAGTTCCGGGACAACGTCCTCGTGCAGGTCAAGAACGGCCCGCTCGACTTTCAGCCTCGCGAGCCGTTCCACCCCCTCTTCGGGGCGATGCCCCGCACGCCCCTCATGATGGAGTTCCAGATTACCAAGGAGTACCTGGGGTTCGCCACACACCTGGTCTACCTGGCGCCGATGTGGACGGAGGTGCTCACCGCCGACACCTACGCCCGGGGGCCGGGGTCGACCGTCGCCCGCGTCGTCGACGGCACGCTCCACGGCTACACCCGCACCGGCATCGCCGGCGTGGCCAACACCGGTACCGACCGCAACTGGACCGGCTCGCACTTCGACCAGGCCAACTGGTATGCCTTCGGACGGCTCGCCTGGGACCATACCCTCTCCCCCGACACCCTTGCCGGTGAGTGGATCCGCCTGACGTTCACGCACGATCCGGCTTTCGTCCGGCCGGTGAAGCAGATGATGCTCGGCTCCCGGGAGGCCGCCGTCAACTACATGACCCCGCTGGGGCTGGCGCACCTGATGGGGCCGGGGCATCACTACGGCCCCGCACCCTGGTACGACGACGCCCCCCGTGCCGACTGGACCGCCGTCTACTACCACCGCGCCGACACCCTCGGCATCGGCTTCGACCGCACCGCCACCGGCAGCAACGCCGTCAGCCAGTACTTCCCGCCCCTCGACTCGATCTACGGGCACCTCGACACCGTGCCGGAGAAATTCCTGCTCTGGTTTCACCACGTCCCGTGGGATCACCGGATGGCCTCCGGCCGGACCCTCTGGGACGAACTGGTGCACCGCTACACGGCCGGCGTGGAGGCCGTCCGGGCCATGCGGGCCACGTGGCGGCAGCTCGAGGGCCTGATCGACGCGCGGCGCTACGAACAGGTGGCGGCTTTCCTGCGTATCCAGGAAAAAGAGGCCCGCTGGTGGCGGGATGCCTGCGTGTCGTATTTTCAGACGTTTTCGCGTCGCCCGATCCCGGCAGGGCTGGAGCCGCCCGCGCACCCGCTCGACCATTACCGCGCGCTCCGTTTCCCCCACGCCCCCGGTATCTGA
- a CDS encoding TIM barrel protein — protein sequence MPLQDLRGQAESRSPEALIDHLNRFELDLKFTAGIWFFSPPDSRFHAKYKPDLPLEARLEIAASLKDYGLAGLEAHYPNEINEDNLAVWQQFTRDTGIRLVTVIPLLFYDAEFEFGSLSNPDPQVRRKAIERTKASLALTKALDGDFAVVWPGIDGYENPFGIDVAAMRRRFAEGLAEAMDAVPGVRIAFEPKPYEPRGRILYSTTPEGVLLGHQVEAMLTHEENRRLLAEGHKLVGMNPEIGHLLMGYEDVSYALSWPLSEGRLAHTHWNSQPLGNYDQDLNVGVISPEQMEAGLYTLKMHGYTGHFGIDINPERMPVDVALKISMDALRAANERINRLDHAAIVEATLNPARHRGFIEAYLIRARAPQGLVLPPIEETLRSVEPATTSLS from the coding sequence ATGCCTCTGCAAGACCTGCGCGGCCAGGCCGAGTCCCGCTCGCCCGAGGCCCTCATCGACCACCTGAACCGGTTTGAACTGGACCTCAAGTTCACCGCCGGCATCTGGTTCTTCTCCCCGCCGGACAGCCGTTTCCACGCCAAGTACAAGCCCGACCTGCCGCTGGAAGCCCGCCTGGAGATCGCGGCCTCACTGAAGGACTACGGCCTCGCCGGCCTGGAGGCCCACTACCCCAACGAGATCAACGAGGACAACCTGGCCGTCTGGCAGCAGTTCACCCGCGACACCGGCATCCGCCTCGTCACGGTCATCCCGCTGCTCTTCTACGACGCCGAGTTCGAGTTCGGCTCCCTCTCGAACCCCGATCCGCAGGTGCGCCGCAAGGCCATCGAGCGCACGAAGGCCTCGCTGGCCCTGACGAAAGCGCTCGACGGCGACTTCGCGGTCGTCTGGCCCGGCATCGACGGGTATGAGAACCCCTTCGGGATCGACGTGGCGGCCATGCGCCGGCGCTTCGCCGAGGGGCTGGCCGAGGCGATGGACGCCGTGCCGGGCGTGCGCATCGCCTTCGAGCCGAAACCGTACGAGCCGCGCGGCCGCATCCTCTACTCGACGACCCCCGAGGGGGTGCTCCTCGGCCACCAGGTGGAGGCGATGCTCACCCATGAAGAGAACCGCCGCCTGCTCGCCGAAGGGCACAAACTCGTGGGCATGAACCCCGAGATCGGGCACCTGCTCATGGGCTACGAGGACGTGTCCTACGCGCTGTCCTGGCCGCTTTCGGAGGGCCGCCTGGCACACACGCACTGGAACAGCCAGCCGCTGGGCAACTATGACCAGGACCTGAACGTGGGCGTCATCTCGCCCGAGCAGATGGAGGCCGGCCTCTACACGCTCAAGATGCATGGCTACACGGGCCACTTCGGCATCGACATCAACCCGGAGCGGATGCCGGTGGACGTGGCGCTGAAGATCTCGATGGACGCGCTCCGGGCGGCGAACGAGCGCATCAACCGGCTGGACCACGCCGCCATCGTGGAGGCAACCCTGAACCCGGCCCGGCACCGGGGTTTCATCGAGGCGTACCTGATCCGGGCCCGGGCGCCGCAGGGCCTGGTGCTGCCCCCGATCGAGGAAACGCTCCGCTCCGTCGAGCCGGCGACGACCAGCCTCTCCTGA
- a CDS encoding endo-1,4-beta-xylanase: MPYRLDGLRPVLLLATLPFVAACEPPASGPAADPEPALKDVFEGAFLIGAALNPEQFYERDSLGAALVKKHFNTITPENVMKWELIHPEPDRYDFEAADRFVAFGEENGMFIVGHTLVWHNQTPRWVFEDSTGAPVSREVLRARLRDHIHTVVGRYRGRVHGWDVVNEALNEDGTLRATPWLRILGEEYLAMAFRFAHEADPDAELYYNDYGLENPAKRDGAVRLARRLMEQGVPITGIGTQGHHHLAPDVPTPEAQAATLRAFGDLGLDVMVTELDLAVLPRPRQYWGADITQRAELRNELNPYPDALPDSVQQALARRYAALFRVFLEHRDVLERVTFWGVTDGDSWLNNWPIAGRTTYPLLFDRHYRPKPAFHAVVHVADSMLSARP, translated from the coding sequence ATGCCCTACCGTCTCGACGGGCTGAGGCCCGTGCTGTTGCTGGCAACCCTGCCGTTCGTGGCGGCCTGTGAGCCGCCCGCCTCCGGTCCCGCCGCCGACCCGGAGCCGGCGTTGAAGGACGTCTTCGAGGGAGCGTTCCTCATCGGGGCGGCGCTGAACCCCGAACAGTTCTACGAGCGAGATTCCCTGGGGGCGGCGCTCGTCAAGAAGCACTTCAACACGATCACGCCGGAGAACGTGATGAAGTGGGAACTGATCCATCCCGAGCCGGACCGGTACGACTTCGAGGCGGCGGACCGGTTCGTGGCGTTCGGGGAGGAGAACGGCATGTTCATCGTCGGGCACACGCTGGTGTGGCACAACCAGACGCCGCGCTGGGTCTTCGAGGATAGCACCGGCGCCCCCGTCTCCCGCGAGGTGTTGCGCGCGCGCCTGCGCGACCACATCCACACGGTCGTGGGACGCTACCGGGGGCGGGTGCACGGCTGGGACGTGGTGAACGAGGCGCTGAACGAGGACGGCACGCTGCGCGCGACGCCCTGGCTCCGGATCCTGGGCGAGGAGTACCTGGCGATGGCGTTTCGCTTCGCGCACGAGGCCGACCCCGATGCGGAGCTGTATTACAACGACTACGGCCTGGAAAACCCGGCCAAGCGGGACGGCGCCGTGCGGCTGGCGCGCCGGCTGATGGAGCAGGGTGTGCCGATCACCGGCATCGGCACGCAGGGACACCACCATCTGGCGCCGGATGTGCCCACGCCCGAGGCCCAGGCGGCCACCCTCCGGGCCTTCGGCGACCTCGGCCTGGACGTCATGGTCACCGAGCTGGACCTGGCCGTGCTGCCCCGGCCCCGCCAGTACTGGGGTGCCGACATCACACAGCGGGCCGAGCTGCGCAACGAGTTGAACCCCTACCCGGACGCCCTGCCCGACTCGGTGCAACAGGCCCTGGCCCGGCGGTACGCGGCACTCTTCAGGGTCTTCCTCGAACACCGCGACGTCCTCGAGCGCGTCACCTTCTGGGGCGTCACCGACGGCGACTCGTGGCTCAACAACTGGCCCATCGCCGGGCGGACGACCTACCCCCTCCTCTTCGACCGCCACTACCGCCCCAAACCCGCCTTCCATGCCGTCGTCCACGTGGCCGACTCGATGCTGTCCGCCCGTCCCTGA
- a CDS encoding MFS transporter — translation MKPHPNTPALAVPVLDRSRPRLTLREKVGYSLGDLASNIYFQTFVVFLPIFYTDVFGLSAAAMGTMLLVTRIFDAVGDPLMGMIADRTRTRWGKFRPYIAGFAIPLAVGGVLAFTTPDLGETGKLVYAYVTYMLLVVFYTAVNVPYSALMGVITPSSVERTEVSTYRFVAAFIGQFIIGATALTLVDRLGGGDERLGWPYTMAVYGVLVAGLLLTTFFLTRERVQPTPAQQGRIGEDLKDLLRNRPWVLIGVATVFQLTYIVMRGSATPYYFRYFVQDQQLTLFGLTLDLNYTVFTSSFVTVGTVSTLIGAICTGLFTKRWDNKSIYSGFLIASALLSVLFFPLAPENVLLIYGLNVLLSFFFGSVSVLQWAIYTDTADYGAWKFGRRATGLIMAASLFMLKLGLTFGGALVGWILGLHGFEAGTAQSETALFGIRLLMSFYPALFGIAGGLIMLAYPLTGRMMLQIEADLTRRSGEDAPLSSTP, via the coding sequence ATGAAACCGCACCCGAACACGCCGGCCCTCGCCGTGCCCGTCCTCGACCGCAGCCGCCCGCGCCTGACCCTCCGGGAGAAGGTCGGCTACAGCCTGGGCGACCTGGCCTCCAACATCTACTTCCAGACCTTCGTCGTCTTCCTGCCCATCTTCTACACGGACGTCTTCGGCCTTTCGGCGGCCGCCATGGGCACGATGCTGCTGGTCACCCGCATCTTTGACGCGGTGGGCGACCCCCTCATGGGGATGATCGCAGACCGGACCCGGACGCGCTGGGGCAAGTTCCGGCCCTACATCGCCGGGTTTGCCATCCCGCTGGCGGTGGGCGGCGTGCTGGCCTTCACGACCCCGGACCTGGGCGAGACGGGCAAGCTGGTCTACGCCTACGTGACCTACATGCTGCTCGTCGTGTTCTACACGGCCGTCAACGTGCCCTATTCGGCGCTGATGGGCGTCATCACGCCCAGCTCGGTGGAGCGCACGGAGGTTTCCACTTACCGCTTCGTGGCCGCCTTCATCGGACAGTTCATCATCGGGGCCACGGCGCTGACGCTGGTGGACCGCCTCGGCGGCGGCGACGAACGGCTCGGCTGGCCCTACACGATGGCGGTCTACGGGGTGCTCGTGGCCGGGCTCCTGCTGACGACCTTCTTCCTGACGCGCGAGCGCGTGCAGCCGACTCCGGCCCAGCAGGGCCGCATCGGCGAGGACCTGAAGGACCTCCTCCGCAACCGCCCCTGGGTGCTGATCGGCGTCGCCACGGTCTTCCAGCTGACCTACATCGTCATGCGCGGCTCGGCCACCCCCTACTATTTCCGCTACTTCGTTCAGGACCAGCAACTCACCCTGTTCGGGCTGACCCTCGACCTGAACTACACCGTCTTCACGTCCTCCTTCGTCACGGTGGGGACGGTCTCCACCCTGATCGGGGCGATCTGTACCGGGCTGTTCACGAAGCGGTGGGACAACAAAAGCATCTATTCCGGCTTCCTCATCGCCAGTGCCCTGCTGTCCGTCCTTTTCTTCCCGCTCGCGCCGGAGAACGTGCTGCTCATCTACGGCCTGAACGTGCTCCTGTCGTTCTTCTTCGGCTCGGTGTCGGTGCTGCAATGGGCCATCTACACGGACACGGCCGACTACGGCGCGTGGAAGTTCGGGCGGCGGGCCACCGGCCTCATCATGGCAGCCTCGCTGTTCATGCTGAAACTCGGGCTCACGTTCGGCGGTGCCCTGGTCGGGTGGATCCTGGGACTGCACGGGTTCGAGGCCGGCACCGCACAGTCCGAGACGGCCCTCTTCGGCATCCGCCTGCTCATGAGCTTCTACCCGGCCCTTTTCGGCATCGCGGGCGGCCTCATCATGCTTGCCTACCCCCTGACCGGCCGGATGATGCTCCAGATCGAAGCGGACCTGACGCGCCGGTCCGGCGAAGACGCACCCCTTTCGTCCACCCCCTGA
- a CDS encoding glycoside hydrolase family 3 C-terminal domain-containing protein, with amino-acid sequence MTRTLPALILLLAACAAAAQPFPFRNPDLPLEERLDDLLGRMTLEEKVSQMTNASPAIERLGIPAYNWWNEALHGVARSGLATVFPQAIGLAATWDDTLLHRVAVAISDEGRAKYHVYARKGKHYRYQGLTFWSPNINLFRDPRWGRGQETYGEDPYLTGRLAVAFVRGLQGDDPRYLKTVATVKHFAVHSGPEPERHTFNAVVGPRDLRETYLPHFERGLREGGARSVMCAYNRVGGEAACASPTLLQDILRDEWAFDGYVVSDCWALDDLYRNHRLVDTPVEAAAMALKAGTDLDCGNQVYPHLVEAVRQGLVSEAEIDAAVRRLFRARFRLGMFDPPERVPYAAIPYEVVDREAHRALAREVTRKSIVLLKNDGVLPLRKDLDTLAVIGPNADQWLMLLGNYNGVPGTLVTPLEGIRRAVAPTTVVRHARGSRLADDFPHFDVVPAGVLFGPDGRPGLHVEYFDNRAMAGPPRFTGRDTTLDANWHDRAPHPDFDDDDFAVRWTGTLRPARSGTYTLGVIATSRFTFHLDDSLLIRSSYRYMDELGDPRVVAAGPMHLDAGRDYALRLEAHEGYGDAQVQLVWDAPTGDLATEAVEVARTADAVILFLGLSPRLEGEEMDVAVEGFRGGDRTRLDLPGPQQRLLERIVALGKPTVLVLLNGGALAIPWAGAHVPAIVEAWYPGQAAGTALADILFGDASPGGRLPVTFYRRTEDLPPFEDYTMKGRTYRFFEGTPLYPFGHGLSYTTFAYAGLRTDRNTLSDGDTLTLLLDVTNTGERTGDEVVQLYVQYPASSVPRPRLELKGFDRLTLAPGETRTVVLRLPASELRYWDEAAAQWVLEPGPVRLLAGASSADLRLETTIDVRPR; translated from the coding sequence ATGACCCGAACGCTTCCGGCGCTCATCCTGCTGCTGGCCGCCTGCGCGGCGGCCGCCCAGCCCTTCCCCTTCCGGAACCCGGACCTCCCGCTGGAAGAACGGCTGGACGACCTGCTCGGCCGCATGACGCTGGAGGAGAAGGTCTCCCAGATGACGAACGCCTCGCCGGCCATCGAACGGCTCGGAATCCCCGCCTACAACTGGTGGAACGAGGCCCTGCACGGGGTGGCCCGCTCGGGGCTGGCAACCGTGTTCCCCCAGGCTATCGGGCTTGCGGCGACGTGGGACGACACGCTGCTCCACCGCGTGGCCGTCGCCATCTCGGACGAGGGCCGGGCCAAGTACCACGTCTACGCCCGCAAAGGCAAGCACTACCGCTATCAGGGGCTGACGTTCTGGTCCCCGAACATCAACCTGTTCCGCGATCCCCGCTGGGGGCGCGGGCAGGAGACCTATGGTGAGGACCCGTACCTGACCGGCCGCCTGGCCGTCGCCTTCGTCCGGGGCCTGCAGGGAGACGATCCCCGCTACCTGAAGACCGTTGCCACAGTGAAGCACTTTGCCGTACACAGCGGCCCGGAGCCGGAACGCCACACCTTCAATGCCGTCGTCGGCCCGCGCGACCTCCGGGAAACGTACCTGCCCCACTTCGAGCGGGGCCTGCGCGAGGGCGGTGCCCGGTCGGTCATGTGTGCCTACAACCGGGTCGGCGGCGAGGCGGCCTGTGCCAGCCCCACCCTCCTGCAGGATATCCTGCGGGACGAATGGGCCTTCGACGGCTACGTCGTCTCGGACTGCTGGGCGCTCGACGACCTCTACCGCAACCACCGCCTCGTCGACACGCCGGTCGAGGCGGCGGCGATGGCCCTGAAGGCCGGCACCGACCTCGACTGCGGCAACCAGGTCTACCCTCACCTCGTCGAGGCTGTCCGGCAGGGCCTGGTCAGCGAAGCCGAGATCGACGCGGCCGTGCGACGGCTCTTTCGCGCCCGCTTCCGCCTCGGCATGTTCGACCCGCCGGAACGCGTTCCGTATGCGGCCATCCCGTACGAGGTGGTCGACCGTGAAGCACACCGGGCCCTGGCCCGTGAGGTGACACGCAAGTCCATCGTCCTGCTCAAGAACGACGGGGTGCTGCCCCTGCGCAAAGACCTCGACACCCTGGCCGTCATCGGCCCGAACGCCGATCAATGGCTGATGCTGCTGGGCAACTACAACGGGGTGCCGGGCACGCTGGTGACCCCGCTCGAAGGCATCCGCCGCGCCGTGGCCCCCACCACCGTGGTGCGCCATGCCCGCGGCAGCCGCCTCGCCGACGACTTCCCCCACTTCGACGTCGTCCCGGCCGGCGTCCTCTTCGGCCCGGACGGACGCCCCGGCCTCCATGTCGAATACTTCGACAACCGCGCCATGGCGGGCCCGCCCCGCTTCACCGGCCGCGACACCACCCTCGACGCCAACTGGCACGATCGCGCCCCCCATCCGGACTTCGACGACGACGACTTCGCCGTGCGCTGGACGGGCACGCTCCGCCCCGCCCGGAGCGGCACCTACACCCTCGGCGTCATCGCCACGAGCAGGTTCACCTTCCACCTCGACGACAGCCTCCTCATCCGCTCCAGCTACCGGTACATGGACGAGCTGGGCGACCCGCGCGTCGTCGCGGCCGGACCGATGCACCTGGATGCCGGGCGGGACTATGCGCTCCGGCTGGAGGCACACGAAGGCTACGGCGACGCCCAGGTACAGCTCGTCTGGGACGCCCCCACCGGCGACCTGGCAACCGAGGCCGTCGAGGTGGCCCGCACGGCCGACGCCGTGATCCTCTTTCTGGGCCTCTCGCCCCGCCTCGAAGGCGAAGAGATGGACGTCGCCGTCGAGGGGTTCCGGGGCGGCGACCGCACCCGGCTCGACCTGCCCGGCCCCCAGCAGCGGCTCCTCGAACGGATCGTGGCCCTGGGCAAGCCCACGGTGCTCGTCCTGCTCAATGGCGGCGCCCTCGCCATCCCGTGGGCGGGCGCCCACGTGCCGGCCATCGTCGAAGCCTGGTACCCCGGCCAGGCCGCCGGCACCGCCCTGGCCGACATCCTCTTCGGGGATGCCAGCCCCGGCGGGCGCCTGCCCGTCACCTTCTACCGCCGCACCGAAGACCTGCCTCCCTTCGAAGACTACACCATGAAGGGGCGCACCTACCGCTTCTTCGAAGGCACACCGCTCTATCCGTTCGGCCACGGCCTCAGTTACACCACCTTCGCGTATGCGGGCCTGCGCACGGACCGGAACACCCTCTCGGACGGCGACACGCTCACCCTCCTCCTCGACGTCACCAACACGGGGGAGCGCACCGGGGACGAGGTGGTTCAACTCTACGTCCAGTACCCGGCCTCGTCCGTCCCCCGCCCCCGCCTCGAACTCAAGGGGTTCGACCGGCTGACGCTTGCCCCCGGCGAGACACGCACCGTCGTGCTCCGCCTGCCCGCTTCGGAACTGCGCTACTGGGACGAAGCCGCCGCACAATGGGTGCTCGAGCCCGGACCGGTACGGTTGCTGGCCGGCGCCTCCTCCGCAGACCTCCGGCTCGAAACGACGATCGACGTCCGGCCCCGGTGA